GGTGAGCCGGAAGTGACGGACACGGTGCTTGCCGGCGGGGGGACCGAAAAGGAGATACTTTTTTACGCCGGTGTTGCTGAAAAGAAGTCGGAACATCCGTTGGCGGAAGCGATCCTGAAAAAAGCAAAAGAAAAGGGGGTCGAACTCCCCGATCCGCAAAAATTCAGTTCAATCTCCGGCAAAGGGGTTGAGATAACGCTTAATAACGAGATCATTTTACTCGGCAATCGCAAGCTTTTGACCGATAAGAATATCGCGGTCGCCGACCTTGAGCCTAAAATACAGGAACTGGAATCCCAAGGGAAAACAGTAATGATCGTCGCTAAAAACAATTCGGTCGTCGGCCTGATCGCTGTCGCGGATACCCTGAAGGAGCATTCAAAGGCGGCGGTCAAAGAATTGCGTCGGAGCGGCATTGAGGTCGTGATGATGACCGGCGACAATAAAAGAACGGGTGAAGCGATCGCCAGGCAGGTGGGTATCGATAGGGTTTTGGCCGAGGTCCTGCCTCAAGATAAAGCGGAGAATATAAAAAAATTGCAGGCCGAAGGCAAGAAGGTGGCAATGGTCGGCGACGGCATTAATGACGCTCCCGCGCTCGCGCAGGCCGATATTGGGATCGCTCTTGGATCGGGGACTGATGTCGCCATCGAAACGGGGGAGATCGTGCTGGTGAAAGAAGACCTGCGCGATGTGGTCATGGCGATTGACTTAAGCGCCTATTCAATGAAAAAGATCAGGCAGAACCTTTTCTGGGCGTTCATTTATAACGTGCTGGGCTTACCCATCGCGGCCGGGATCTTGTATCCTTTTACCGGTTTTCTTTTGAATCCGATAATCGCCGGCGCGGCCATGGCCTTCAGCTCGGTTTCAGTGGTGACAAACTCGCTTTTGATGCGGCGGTTTAAACCGAGGATCAATTAAAAGAAGCTGCGCAAACCAAGTTGATCGGTCAGACTTAGCAATTACCCCTTTTTTCTGGTTGCTTTAATGACCACATCCAGCACCTCGTTCGGAGTAAAAGGCTTTTCGATAAAACCGCTCAACCCGTTTTTGGCGATCGACGCGACGACCTTCTTAACGTCGGCTTTGCCGGTAATAAAGATTACCGGCAGGTCGGGATGGATCACTCTGGCTTGGGCCAGCACGTCGTAGCCGCTGATCTTGGGCATCTCGAGATCGAGCAGGACGGCGTCGTAAAAGGCGGTTTTAATTTTATTGACGGCTTCTTCCCCGTCATAAGCGAAATCGGCCTCGAAACCACCGGCTTTTTTCAGGATTTCCTCAAGCGATGTCCTCACGATCTCCTCGTCGTCGGCAATTAATATTTTCATAAGCCACCTCTTTATCCAATATTTTATATGTTTATTGCTATTGAGGCAAGCCCTGCCTGCCGGCAGGCAGGGAGAAATAGAATCGGGCGCCTTCGACGCCGATCCGGCCGCCCTGTGCCCCCAGGGCAAGTTTGCAAAAATAGAGGCCCAGGCCGGCGCTGGTTTTTAATTTTAATTCCGGATGTTCGGCCCGAAAGTCCTTGTCAAATACTTTTGACGCGTAGGCCTGCGGGATGCCGTCGCCGGCGGTCGTTATTTCGAACAGCGCGCCGTCCTTTTCTTTTTTAATGTTAAACGATACCTGTCCTCCGCGATCGACTTGCTTGACGGCGTTTAGCAGCAGGTCCTCTATTGCCATCAAGGTGAGCTCTTTGTCGGCCCTCACGGTCAGATTGTTATCGATAGCGACGGCAATTGTCTTGTCCTCTTTTCCCGCCAGTTGCCGGATCCAGACCAGTTCTTTCTCGAATTCCCGGGCCGGGAATGAAGTTTTGTTAATGATAAGCTCGCCCTGCTCCGCGTTGTTAATAGAGCTTAGTTCCATCAGGAGCAGGGCGAGCTTTCTTGCGCTGAAATCGATATTGATCAGATATTTTTGCTGTTCCTCGCTGATTGGCCCGAGCGTGCCGTCCAGGAACAGTCCGATCGAGCCGGTGATGCCGGAGAGAGGATTTTTAAGGTCGTGCAGGATCAGATCGTCAAGCATTTTTTTTCTCTAGGGCGGCCTTGATCTTGGCCATCATGACGGTAGGCTCGAACGGCTTCAGGATATAATCGGCGGCGCCGGCCGCTTTGATCTTGGCCAGGGTCTGGGGCAGGGTGCTGGCGGTGAGAATGATCACCGGAATGAGGGCGGTTCCCTCCGAACTTTTCAATTCCTTGATGACCTGGTAGCCGTCTTTTTTTGGCATCCAGATGTCAAGGATGATCAGGTCGGGATGTCCGGCGCGGGCTTTCTGCAGGCCCTCTTCGCCGTCGTAGGCCGACTCCACCTCGTAGCCGCCGGCTTTGGCCAGCCGGAAGGCGAGCATTTCGACAAATTCTGTTTCGTCGTCAACGAGCAGTATTTTAGCCATTTTGCCTCTCCTTTTAAGCGGGATTTTTCGGGAGCGTGAAAGTGAATTTTGACCCGACGTTCTCCTGCGATTCGACCTGGATCCGCCCGCCATGGAGCTCGATCAGCGACTTGACGATCGCCAGTCCCAGGCCGTCCCTTTCTCCCCGCCGCCCGCGACCCGGCCGAATTGCGTGAATTTTTCAAATAATTTGGGCAGATTGGCAGCGGCAATGCCCCGGCCGGTATCGGCGACGCTACATCCGACCTCCTTGTCGTTTTCCTCGCAGGATATTTCGATCCGGCCTTTGTCCGTGAATTTCAACGCGTTGCCGATCAGGTTGGTCAAGACTTCGGTGATCTCGTCGCGGTCGGCGTTCAAGATGACCGGAGCGGCGGGCAGCCGTTCGATCAGTTCCAGCCCTTTCTTCTCCGCCTGCGGACGGAAAGCCGCTAAGGTCTCCCTCATCAGTTGTGCAATATCAAGCGGCTCCTTTTTGGCTTCCATCCGGCCCGATTCCAGGCGGGAAATATCGAGCAGATCGTTGACGATACGGGCCAGGCGGTCAATGCTCCGAAGGGTCGTCGATAGAAATCTGGTTTGCCCTTCATTGATCGGCCCATGAATTCCCTCCAGCACTTGCGCCACTCCTTCGTGGATGATCGCCATCGGGGTGCGTAGTTCGTGTGAAACGGTATTGACGAAATCGTCTCTGATGTTGACCAGCCGCTTGAAATCGGTGATGTCGACAACGGCGCCGATGCAGCGGACGGCCTTGCCCTGTTTATCAGACTGCAGTTCGGCTTTCTCCCGGACCCATTTGACCCGGCCATCGACAATGATCCGGTGTTCTATGTCATATTGCTTGCTGACCAGCGCGGCTTGCCAGGCACTGATTACGGCGGCCCTGTCGTCAGGATGAACAAAACCGACGAATTTATCGTAACTTACCGGCGCGCCGGCCGGAACGTTAAAAATCTTATAAGTTTCATCGGTCCAGGTCAGAATGTCGTTTGTGATATCGAAGTCCCAGCTCCCGACCAGGGCCAGTTCCTGCGATTTTTGAAGGCGGTAGCTCTCGATTGCCAGTTTTTCTTCAGCCTGTTTGCGCTGGGTTATATCGTCGTAAACGGCGACGACCTCGCCGGTCGGCAATTTATAGATATAATTTTCCCGCCAGCCGCTGATCCGCTGATCTTGATAAAGACCGATCGGGAAATGTTCCGGCTGTCCCGTCCGCCAGACCCGCAGCAGGATATCGAACAAACCGAATGACTTGACTCCCGGGAAGACTTCCAGCACGCCCCGGCCGACCACCGCTTGCCTGTTAACTTTTTCGATCTGCTCTGCCGCCCGGTTAATGTCCGAAATGATAAAATCTTCGCTGCCGTTTTGTCGGTAGAGATAAATGACGACGCCGCTGCTCATATTGTCAAAAAGCGACTGGAATTTTACGGCGCTGTCTTTAACGATGCGCTCCAAGGCTTTTTTATAAGTGATATCGTTGACCGTTATAATGACGCCCTGGGGTTTTTCAGTGGCGTTTTTGGTAAGGGCCGCGTTGATCGAACCGACAAATTGACTGCCGTCCCGGCGCAGCAGCGAGTATTCGAGTTCCTTGATCAGGCCGGTCTCCACCGTTTGCTGAAAACTCTTGCGCGCGGCGTTCCGTTGCTCCGGCGTGACCAACTCGAAAATGTTTCGGCCGATCATCTCTTCAAGATTTTTTATTCCGTTCATTTTAAGCGCTTCAGCGGATGCGTAGGTGATCTTGCCTTCGAGATCGGCCGCGACAACAGCGTCGGGGGAAGCGCTGACCAGCCGTTCGAAATTTTCCTTACTTTCTATCAATTCTATCTCGCCCTGGCGCCTGATGATCAAATAAAACCCGAAGCCGAGCAGTCCCAAGCTTAACAGCCCGATCGCGGCGGCGCGCAGCCCGATCCAAAGCATGGGCGAATAAATTTCCCGGGCGTCGACTTTTGAAATAATGAACCAGCTTGTGCCGGGAATAGGACGGCCGACCGCCAGGACCGGCACGCCCCGGTAATCGATACCGGTCAGCAGGCGGCTGACGCCTCTGACGGCCATGGCAGCGGGCAGATATTTCGTGCCGACCGGGAAATGAAGATTGAGAGCGGCGTCCTTTTTGTGGCGAAGTTCGTTCAAAAACACGACCTCGCCGCTTTGTTGCCTGACGAGCAGGGTTTCGGCGGAATCGCTCGGCACCGGCCAGATCTGGATCAGGGGAAAGAGGAAAAGCTCGGGATCGATGCGCAGGATCAACACCCCGGCTGCGTCCCCGTCGTTCATGATCGGCACGCCAATATCCAGCTTGATCCTGCCGTTAGCGCCCCGATGAAAGTCGCAGAGCGTCGATTGTTTTGACCGCAATGTATCCAAAATCAATTTTTGTTCATCAACGATATTGATCGGACTATTTTTGTTCTCCGACAGCAGGACAAGGCCGGCCCGGTTGACCAGGCACAGGTTCTCGTATTTATGGTGTTTCTTCAATATCCTCATCCAGGTCAAGACTTCCTGCTTTAATTCAGCTGAGCGGCCGCCCTCGAGCCACAACAAAAACGGTTTCGTGACTAAGGGAATTTCATTAATGAACGCGGCGTCTTCCATTTGTTTCTGATGCCAATTCTCGATCTGATCGACTTTCAGGTTGGTTATGGCGGTCAGGTTATTGCGGGCCAATATCTTTAATTGGTCGCGCTGGTTATTAAAATAAGTAAGTCCGATCAGGCAAACTGCCAGCAGGGTAAGCACGACAAAAATGAAAAACCAAAGGCCGCCGGCGATCCCGGACTTTGACCGCGTCATTGGTTTATTTTCCCTCCCCGGCGCTCCAGTTCGATTAGGAGCGAATCGATCTCTTTTTCCTGATCGATCATTTTAAGTTCCCGGCCGATCGCCGCCTCTTTGAAGAGTTCCAGTTCTCCGAGCTTTTTCTTCAGATCGGCTTCCGTTTGCCGCTGGGCGGAAATATCGGTAATGACGCCGAGGATGGCGCGGTCATTCTCGTAATCGATCAGTTTTGTCGAGATGATAGCGGCGAACTTTTCGCCGTTTTTCTTGACCAGCTCGCATTCATAAGGTTCGACGTCTTCGCCCTGGAGATGCTTTTTGAGCGCCGCTTCGAACACGGACAGCGAAGTCGGGGCGGTTAGCGAACGGAAATCGAAATCCGGCGAAAGGAGCTCTCCCGGAGAATAGCCGGTGACCTCCGAACAGCATTGATTGGCGTAAACGATCTTGCCCCGATAGTTGATAAAGATCATGTTCGGCGACTGTTCGGAGAGGGTCCGGAACCTGGCCTCGGACTTTTGTCGGTCCTGGTGGAACCTGGTTTCCGATTCAATGGCCAAAGCCTGGGTCCGGTCAAGCTCGGAACCGATCAGCCGGGAAATATAAGTTACGCCGGCGGCCAGCACGGCTATGATCAATAAGGCCAGAATAAATGAATTGAGCGCGAAATTGATCGTCCCGAAAGGGAGACGCGTATAAAGGTAACCTTGCAGAATGACGGTGAAAAAAAGGATCGGCGCGAACCAGCGCAGGACGAGAGGCCGCGCGCCGGTGCCGGCCAGATAGCTTAGGGGGAAATCGGCCGGACCGATCGCCAGGATCGCGGCTGATGCGAGACAGATCAAAGCCAGCGCGGTGTTAAGGGCCATCGGAATAGAGGCCCCTCCGTAAAAGAAGGGGAGGCCGTACAGGTAACCGGTCAGGACGGCGGCGTTGATCAGGAAGCCCGAAACAAACAGCACCCCTTCGGCCCGGCGATTTTTTCTTTTCAGGCCGAACAAGAAAAGCCCGAGGCCGAGCAGGATGAAATTTAGTTCGGTCAGCGGCGCCAGCCGGCCGACGGGAGCGGCGCCCAGCATTTCCGGACTGGACACCAGAAACCGTTCCAGGTCGAATAGCCGGTTCAGCGCCAAAAAAAGCAGGACCGCGGTCGAGGCTGATATTTTGACGGCCGCCCCGATCTTGGTCCGCTCGAATAGCAAAGCCGCGGAAAAAATGATAAGTATGACCGCTGTGGACGGTGCCATCGGGATGTAGGCGGAATCAAAGCGCGCGAGTATCTGAAAGCCGGAGAGCCAGCCGAAGAGCGCCAGAACGGCCAGGGCCATTGCCGCCAGAGAAAGCGGCGCCACCAATCTGTTCAAGTGTTTTCTCCTTTGGTCGGCAGCGTGAAGTAAAATTTCGATCCCTTGCCGACCGCACTCTCGACTCCAATTTTTCCCCCGTGGGCCTCGACCGCCATTTTGCAGAAATAGAGCCCGAGTCCGGTATCGATTTTGGTCTTTAAATTTTGGGTTTCAACTTTGAAAAAGCGGTTAAAGAGCTTGTTCAGATATTCTTGGGGGATGCCTTCGCCGGTATCGGAGGCTTCAAACAAAATTTCGTTGTGTAATGTGTCATGTGTTATGCGTAACGCGATCCGGCCGCCGGCGGGGGTGTGTTTTACGGCATTTGAAACAAGGTTTTCGATCACCCGGACCAGTAGCCTCCGGTCGGCGGAGATAGCCAATCCTTTATCAATCTGCAAAGTGAACGACTTTTTTCCCTGATCGGCCAGCAGTTCCAGCCAGGCGAGCTCTTGGGCAAGCTCATCAAGCTTGAATGAAGACCGATTCAAGGTCATTTTGTCCTCTTCCATCTTCCGGGTTTCCAGCAGATCCATGATCAGGTTAAGCAGCTGTTTAGATCCGGTCCGTGATAGCTCCAGGGATTTCTTTTGGTCGCCGGTCAGCGGGCCGAGCAGCCCGGCCAGCATCAGCTCGGTCGAAGAAACAATGCCGGTCAGCGGATTCTTCAGGTCGTGGACGATCAGGTTGGTCAGATCGTCGCGCAGCTTTTCCAGGTTGACTATCCGCTCGCGGTTTTTTTCGATCTGGGCCATGGTTTGGGAGAGGAGCGATTCTTTGGTGCGGGCGAGGTGTTTAAGCTGAAAGTTCTCTAAATTACGTTCGATCAGCTCTTTATCCATTTTACAATAGCTTTAGGTATGTCCCGCATTCGAGTCCTTTCAGGAAATCGATCGCGGGCTTAACCTGCTCTTTTTTGATGATCGAGCCGTGCTGGGAGGCGATCATCTCGATATCGTATTGTTCTATTTTTTCCAGCACCAGCTTCATGATCTCGCGGGAAGGCATGTAGGGCTTATGGAACAGGCTCATCTGGTCATGATAGTTGGCTTTCGCGAACAGGTCCCAATCGTCGGAAAATGCGCCGAAGAGGTCGCCGGAAAAAAATATTTTTGACTTAGTGTCGTAGGTGGCGAAAGCTCCGGGCGTATGCAGGTAGGGGGTGGGCTGAAAGACCAGTTCCCGGCCGCTTTTCAATTTGAGCCGATTGTTGTTTTTTTCAAAGAAATAAAAAGGTGAGCGCACCCCGTAATGCAAAATGAGAAACGACACCCGCTCAAAGGTGGCGATCTTCAGCTCCGGATTATTGATCAGGTCTTCAAACACGGGCAGGGAACCGGCAAGATCGGGGTCCTGGTGGCTGACGATGATGGTCGAGATCTTTTTCGGATCGATCAGTGAAATGACTTTGCGCGCGACGATCGGGAAATGGGGAGCGGAGCCGGGGTCGATCAGGACCGCCTCATCGCCGTCAACGATCAAATATGGATTGCAATGAAAATTGGCGACCTGGTCGTAAAAGCCGACCCAGTAGATGCCTTCCGCGATTTCGATCGCTTCATCGTAATTCACTATGCGGAAATTATAACGTATAAAATTCGCGGATTCAACAAAATATTTCTGGACAAGTAATCAGCGCGAGCCTATAATTTTGCATAGAATATCATGGGACCAGGCGTTTATATCGTTATAATATCTTTGGCGCTCGGCATTTTATCGATCCCCATCGACTTGCTCTTCCATGCCGTCTTTTTGCATGAAGCCCCGTCGCTAGCCGCCCTTACCGAGCCGGAAAATATTTTCCACTGGTCCATGCTGCTCTTCTCGTTCGTCGTTTTCGGGCTGGTGATGGCGTCGATCTCAAGGCGCCGTGAAGCGGCGGCACAAGAGCACCGGCGGCTGATCGACGAAATGACCAAGCTCAAGCTGGGGGTCGAGCGCTCATACGAGGCGATCTTTATTACGGATACCGACGGGAAAATAAATTATGTCAATCCCGGATTTGAAAAATTGTACGGCTTTTCCCGCGCTGAAGCGATCGGCCAAACGCCCAGGCTGATCAAGTCCGGGACGCT
This window of the Candidatus Margulisiibacteriota bacterium genome carries:
- a CDS encoding response regulator is translated as MKILIADDEEIVRTSLEEILKKAGGFEADFAYDGEEAVNKIKTAFYDAVLLDLEMPKISGYDVLAQARVIHPDLPVIFITGKADVKKVVASIAKNGLSGFIEKPFTPNEVLDVVIKATRKKG
- a CDS encoding response regulator — translated: MAKILLVDDETEFVEMLAFRLAKAGGYEVESAYDGEEGLQKARAGHPDLIILDIWMPKKDGYQVIKELKSSEGTALIPVIILTASTLPQTLAKIKAAGAADYILKPFEPTVMMAKIKAALEKKNA
- a CDS encoding HAMP domain-containing sensor histidine kinase — translated: MDKELIERNLENFQLKHLARTKESLLSQTMAQIEKNRERIVNLEKLRDDLTNLIVHDLKNPLTGIVSSTELMLAGLLGPLTGDQKKSLELSRTGSKQLLNLIMDLLETRKMEEDKMTLNRSSFKLDELAQELAWLELLADQGKKSFTLQIDKGLAISADRRLLVRVIENLVSNAVKHTPAGGRIALRITHDTLHNEILFEASDTGEGIPQEYLNKLFNRFFKVETQNLKTKIDTGLGLYFCKMAVEAHGGKIGVESAVGKGSKFYFTLPTKGENT
- a CDS encoding MBL fold metallo-hydrolase, translating into MNYDEAIEIAEGIYWVGFYDQVANFHCNPYLIVDGDEAVLIDPGSAPHFPIVARKVISLIDPKKISTIIVSHQDPDLAGSLPVFEDLINNPELKIATFERVSFLILHYGVRSPFYFFEKNNNRLKLKSGRELVFQPTPYLHTPGAFATYDTKSKIFFSGDLFGAFSDDWDLFAKANYHDQMSLFHKPYMPSREIMKLVLEKIEQYDIEMIASQHGSIIKKEQVKPAIDFLKGLECGTYLKLL
- a CDS encoding PAS domain S-box protein, with protein sequence MTRSKSGIAGGLWFFIFVVLTLLAVCLIGLTYFNNQRDQLKILARNNLTAITNLKVDQIENWHQKQMEDAAFINEIPLVTKPFLLWLEGGRSAELKQEVLTWMRILKKHHKYENLCLVNRAGLVLLSENKNSPINIVDEQKLILDTLRSKQSTLCDFHRGANGRIKLDIGVPIMNDGDAAGVLILRIDPELFLFPLIQIWPVPSDSAETLLVRQQSGEVVFLNELRHKKDAALNLHFPVGTKYLPAAMAVRGVSRLLTGIDYRGVPVLAVGRPIPGTSWFIISKVDAREIYSPMLWIGLRAAAIGLLSLGLLGFGFYLIIRRQGEIELIESKENFERLVSASPDAVVAADLEGKITYASAEALKMNGIKNLEEMIGRNIFELVTPEQRNAARKSFQQTVETGLIKELEYSLLRRDGSQFVGSINAALTKNATEKPQGVIITVNDITYKKALERIVKDSAVKFQSLFDNMSSGVVIYLYRQNGSEDFIISDINRAAEQIEKVNRQAVVGRGVLEVFPGVKSFGLFDILLRVWRTGQPEHFPIGLYQDQRISGWRENYIYKLPTGEVVAVYDDITQRKQAEEKLAIESYRLQKSQELALVGSWDFDITNDILTWTDETYKIFNVPAGAPVSYDKFVGFVHPDDRAAVISAWQAALVSKQYDIEHRIIVDGRVKWVREKAELQSDKQGKAVRCIGAVVDITDFKRLVNIRDDFVNTVSHELRTPMAIIHEGVAQVLEGIHGPINEGQTRFLSTTLRSIDRLARIVNDLLDISRLESGRMEAKKEPLDIAQLMRETLAAFRPQAEKKGLELIERLPAAPVILNADRDEITEVLTNLIGNALKFTDKGRIEISCEENDKEVGCSVADTGRGIAAANLPKLFEKFTQFGRVAGGGEKGTAWDWRSSSR
- a CDS encoding PAS domain S-box protein; amino-acid sequence: MNRLVAPLSLAAMALAVLALFGWLSGFQILARFDSAYIPMAPSTAVILIIFSAALLFERTKIGAAVKISASTAVLLFLALNRLFDLERFLVSSPEMLGAAPVGRLAPLTELNFILLGLGLFLFGLKRKNRRAEGVLFVSGFLINAAVLTGYLYGLPFFYGGASIPMALNTALALICLASAAILAIGPADFPLSYLAGTGARPLVLRWFAPILFFTVILQGYLYTRLPFGTINFALNSFILALLIIAVLAAGVTYISRLIGSELDRTQALAIESETRFHQDRQKSEARFRTLSEQSPNMIFINYRGKIVYANQCCSEVTGYSPGELLSPDFDFRSLTAPTSLSVFEAALKKHLQGEDVEPYECELVKKNGEKFAAIISTKLIDYENDRAILGVITDISAQRQTEADLKKKLGELELFKEAAIGRELKMIDQEKEIDSLLIELERRGGKINQ
- a CDS encoding ATP-binding protein, producing MLDDLILHDLKNPLSGITGSIGLFLDGTLGPISEEQQKYLINIDFSARKLALLLMELSSINNAEQGELIINKTSFPAREFEKELVWIRQLAGKEDKTIAVAIDNNLTVRADKELTLMAIEDLLLNAVKQVDRGGQVSFNIKKEKDGALFEITTAGDGIPQAYASKVFDKDFRAEHPELKLKTSAGLGLYFCKLALGAQGGRIGVEGARFYFSLPAGRQGLPQ